The nucleotide sequence GTTCGGCTGCGAAGAAAAGCAACTGCGCGCCCAATCTGACAATGAACCCAGCACAGGTAACAGGCTTTTGCCAGCATCCGTCAACGAATACTCCACCTTGGGCATTCCCTGAGAAAAAACCTTGCGGCTCACAAGCCCATCCGTTTCCAGCTCTCTGAGCTGCAGGGTGAGCATCCGCTGGGTTATCTTGGGGAGTTTTCTTTTCAGCTCGTTAAACCGCAGAGCGCTGACACCCAGATACCAGATAATAAGGCATTTCCACTTTCCACCGATCACGGACAGCGTAAACTCCATAGAACACTGATAAGAAACACCTTTATACTCAACCATGCCACTGCCCCTATAATTTGCAGACCAGTCAGGGACAACATGCAGCATGTCCCCTTACACTGGCGGATAATCAGGGTTTTTCATGAAAAACTGACCCGCCTCAACCTGGTACAGGCTGAAACGGGTCAGATATATTCTACCAAGATGTCAGGCCGTTAGCCAGCCATCTATCACATCTGGCGGCTAGCTCATGTCCCAGTTTGGGTACATGGTCCAGATGCCGCAGGGGCAGATGCCCGAGCAGATGCCGCAACCGATGCAGCGGGCGGGGTCAGAAACATACTCAAACCCGCCGCCAGTGGTTTCCTTACGGTCAATGGCCTTTTCGGGGCACGACTTGAGGCACATCTTGCAGTCGCGGCACGTGCCGCAGCTTACGCAGCGTGAGAACTCATCCTGCGGCGAGGGCAGGTCGCGCTCGTGGCACTTGGCAAAGTAGGCCGTGTGCAGCCGGGTAGAAGGCACAAGCTGCTTCTTTTCGGGGGCGTAGGTTTCGCCCTTGACCCAGGCGTCGGCGGCAAAGGCCGCGTCCCGGCCCGTGCCGATGGCGTGCACCAGCAGGCCAGGCTTGATAACGTCGCCCACCGCAAACACGCCGTCCATGATGCTGAGATCGGCCTTGGGCACGATCCATTCGCGGAACTTTTCCAGCCCTTCCGGCAGGAAGGAAAGGTCAGGCGATTCACCAATGGTGATGATGACCATCTTGCCGGGAATAAGCGTGCCTTCCTGACTGATGATGCCGTGGTCGGTTACTTCCTTGGTCTGCACGGGCCAGACAAGCTTGCCGCCAAGGGCTTCCACATGTTCGATCTCGTGGGCAAAGGCGGCGGGTTTCTGCACGTCTATGCAGGTCACCTGCTTGGCGCCCATGGCGTATGCGCCCACGGCGGCGTCCATACCCGCGTTGCCGCAGCCGATAACAATCACGCTGTCAGGCACGGCGGGCTTTTCGCCCTTGTTGATAGCCTTCAAAAAGTCAATACCGGCCACGATCTTTTCGTGCCCCGGCCAGGGGAAGATGCGCGGCACATGACCACCGGTGGCGACCACCACGGCGGCGTGCTTTTTGCGCAGCTCCGCAAACTTTTGGGCGTCCACATGGCAGTTGTTGACAAAGGTCACGCCCATGTCCTCAATGCGCTTGAGTTCCTTGCGCAGCAAGTCATGGTTGAGGCGCGCACGCGGTATAACCTGCTCAAGCTTGCCGCCCATGACGGAATCAGCTTCGTACACGGTCACATCGTGGCCCATGCGGGCCAGCTGCCAGGCAGCCGTAAGGCCGCCCACGCCGCCGCCGATAACGCCAATATGCTTGCCGGTGCGGGTCTTGGGCTTTGCTACCTTGATGTCGGCAGAACAGGAGCCAAGCTTGCCGATCTGCACAGGGCTGTCGAGGTCGGTACGCGTGCAGCTTTGCATGCAGGGGTTGGGGCACACGCTGCCGCAGACAGAACCAGGAAACGGCGTGTAATCCAGCACCATGTGGTAGGCCTCGTCCACATTGCCTTCACGCAGAAGGTTAAGTCTGCGCTGGGTGGGGATGGAGGCCGGGCAATTGAATTCGCAGGGCGCGGCAAAGGCGGCGTTTTGCCACATGGGCACACGCAGGCGATAATCGCCACGCGCCACCAGCCCGTTGACCATAAAGTCGTCGGGCGCAACGTCGCTGAAGATGCCGCTGGGTATCCACTCTTTGCCGCGGAACTGACCAAGGCTCACAACTTCCTTCTGGCCACGTTCCTCAAACGGCAGAGGAGTGATTTTGCGCCACTGGCTCCAGTCGCACAGTTCGTTGCGCAGGCTGGGCTGGTCAATGGCCATCAAAAAGTCATCAAGGCCGGAATCGATCCAGGCGATGTCTTCTTCATCCAGTTCGTTAACGCGTACGTCAGTGGGCAACTGCCCTATCGAACCGCGAAAGTACACCGCGCCGCCCACCATGCCCACGCACGGGCGTTCGCCCATGACAGAAGCAAGGCCCTGACAGTCGTGTCCGCAGACAACGGCCTTGCCGCCGCCCATAAACTCAAAGGAAAAGCTGCCCACGGTCTTGAGCACCCACAGTTCCGGGGCGTCATAAAGGGGGTCGTGCTTCATGAGCGAGCCTGTGCGCGTGCCTGCGCGGCCGCCCACATACACGGTACCCGCCGCAGCGCAATGGGCCGCAGTGTCGCCCGCGTCTCCGCGCACAACAATGCGCCCGCCCGCGTTCAGCCAGCCCACGTCCGCCGAGGCGGAGCCTTCAACCAGTATCTCGGTATTGGGCAGGCACATGGAGCCCACCCGCTGACCGGGGTTTTTCACCTTGAAGGTGAGCTTTTTGCCTTCTCTGTTCCAAAGGGGGCCGCCAATATCGTGCTGGCCCGATGCCTCAATATAAAAGTCAGTCTCGCCCTTCTCCACCGCGGCTTCAATAGCCAGCAGCAGGTCCTGGGTGGACATGCGATTGTGTTCGTCTACCGTGCTAACGCGCAGCATGTTCTGCTCCTCGCCAATGTCTAACAGGCGTACTGGATATCCAGCTTGTCGGCCACAGCCTTGTCCGTGGTAACCAGGGCGTCGGAACGCCCAACCGGCAGGGAGCTGTTGCCCACAGGGGCCAGCAGCTTGCGCAGTTCGGAGTCAAAGGCCAGCATGTAGTCCACAATGTTCTGTGCGCCCCTGTCCACATCAAGCCTTTTGACCAGACGGGGATCCTGGGTGCATATGCCCGTGGGACATTTGCCGGTATTGCAGGAATTGCAGCGGCCATGTTCATTACCGACGCAGCCCAGCAGCTGAATAAGAATCTTGCCGATGATAACGCCGTTGGCGCCCAGGCAAATCATCTTGAAGGCATCCGCTGCCGCGTTGCCGGTCAGGCCGATGCCGCCGCCGACCCAAAGGGGAATCTGCCCCTGCAGGCCATGGGCCACAGCCGCCATGTAGCAGTCACGCAGCTTGGAAACAATGGGATGCCCCGTATGCTCGAGCGAAACCTCGTTGGCCGCGCCGGTGCCGCCCTGGATGCCGTCCATGAAGAACCCGCCGCAGATCTTGTAGGGGTCGCGCAGCAGGTTGTTGTACACAGACACCGAGGTCGCCGACGCTGCGCACTTGATGGCGACCGGCACGCGGAAGCCAAAGGCGGCGTTGAGCGAAAGGTGCATCTTCTGCACCGACTCTTCAATGGAGTACAGCCCCTGATGGTTCGGCGGCGAATGCAGGGTCGCCTTGGGTACGCCGCGGATGGCCTGAATGTGCGGGGCCACCTTGGCGGCGGGCAACAGGCCTCCGTCGCCGGGCTTTGCGCCCTGACCGATTTTGATCAGCACGCCCGCCGGGTCGGTTTTCATGC is from Desulfovibrio desulfuricans and encodes:
- a CDS encoding winged helix-turn-helix transcriptional regulator gives rise to the protein MVEYKGVSYQCSMEFTLSVIGGKWKCLIIWYLGVSALRFNELKRKLPKITQRMLTLQLRELETDGLVSRKVFSQGMPKVEYSLTDAGKSLLPVLGSLSDWARSCFSSQPNCAGDRPPSPVAAPGHASNTSGVDAAE
- a CDS encoding FAD-dependent oxidoreductase, which translates into the protein MLRVSTVDEHNRMSTQDLLLAIEAAVEKGETDFYIEASGQHDIGGPLWNREGKKLTFKVKNPGQRVGSMCLPNTEILVEGSASADVGWLNAGGRIVVRGDAGDTAAHCAAAGTVYVGGRAGTRTGSLMKHDPLYDAPELWVLKTVGSFSFEFMGGGKAVVCGHDCQGLASVMGERPCVGMVGGAVYFRGSIGQLPTDVRVNELDEEDIAWIDSGLDDFLMAIDQPSLRNELCDWSQWRKITPLPFEERGQKEVVSLGQFRGKEWIPSGIFSDVAPDDFMVNGLVARGDYRLRVPMWQNAAFAAPCEFNCPASIPTQRRLNLLREGNVDEAYHMVLDYTPFPGSVCGSVCPNPCMQSCTRTDLDSPVQIGKLGSCSADIKVAKPKTRTGKHIGVIGGGVGGLTAAWQLARMGHDVTVYEADSVMGGKLEQVIPRARLNHDLLRKELKRIEDMGVTFVNNCHVDAQKFAELRKKHAAVVVATGGHVPRIFPWPGHEKIVAGIDFLKAINKGEKPAVPDSVIVIGCGNAGMDAAVGAYAMGAKQVTCIDVQKPAAFAHEIEHVEALGGKLVWPVQTKEVTDHGIISQEGTLIPGKMVIITIGESPDLSFLPEGLEKFREWIVPKADLSIMDGVFAVGDVIKPGLLVHAIGTGRDAAFAADAWVKGETYAPEKKQLVPSTRLHTAYFAKCHERDLPSPQDEFSRCVSCGTCRDCKMCLKSCPEKAIDRKETTGGGFEYVSDPARCIGCGICSGICPCGIWTMYPNWDMS
- a CDS encoding glutamate synthase-related protein, whose product is MESVRTQDVSINDLRWKIEYRPDLCTMCGSCVAACTFGAIEVGMMRRSITLSRKAFPDPTQEHSARPVIMQKASIPNACVGCGMCEKICPNSAIKPVRNQDTRFPLLARHHGPVKRGGRTNLNPPRTLDSIFVGRISQMTDPALDSERHTFDIRSPLGRVMLAKELPLRVDGDSLVLTDRTPPVHWIYPAIFSDMSIGALSTRAWEAIALAAAYLNEKCGMPVRMCSGEGGMPIKLLESEQLKYMILQIASGHFGWNRIIKAMPRMKTDPAGVLIKIGQGAKPGDGGLLPAAKVAPHIQAIRGVPKATLHSPPNHQGLYSIEESVQKMHLSLNAAFGFRVPVAIKCAASATSVSVYNNLLRDPYKICGGFFMDGIQGGTGAANEVSLEHTGHPIVSKLRDCYMAAVAHGLQGQIPLWVGGGIGLTGNAAADAFKMICLGANGVIIGKILIQLLGCVGNEHGRCNSCNTGKCPTGICTQDPRLVKRLDVDRGAQNIVDYMLAFDSELRKLLAPVGNSSLPVGRSDALVTTDKAVADKLDIQYAC